A DNA window from Hydra vulgaris chromosome 13, alternate assembly HydraT2T_AEP contains the following coding sequences:
- the LOC100205453 gene encoding retinol dehydrogenase 11 isoform X1 — MCTTTTRLDEKVVIITGANTGIGKETAIEIAKRGGTVVMACRDLKRGQTALEDIKRLSNSHRIFLKRLDLASLSSVRKFTYEFIKEFNCLHVLINNAGIMMCPYGKTEDGFEMHFGVNHLGHFALTNLLLRHFSVHGRIINVSSCVHKYATINFEDINFEKNYCRRKAYCQSKLANVLFTRELHRKLVGSKISVYSLHPGIINTELGRHSFLKYLLWLPCFKSPMQGAQTSIYCATKEGLENESGNYFAECKLIKTMNKYFFDEGQAKKLWELSEKLTETTYPL; from the coding sequence ATGtgtacaacaacaacaagattaGATGAAAAAGTCGTTATCATAACAGGTGCTAATACAGGAATTGGCAAAGAAACAGCTATTGAAATAGCTAAACGAGGGGGAACTGTAGTGATGGCATGTCGAGATTTAAAAAGAGGACAAACTGCTCTAGAAGATATTAAAAGACTAAGTAACAGTCacaggatttttttaaaaagacttgaCCTTGCCTCTCTTAGTTCTGTACGCAAGTTTACATATGAATTCATTAAAGAATTTAATTGCCTTcatgttttgataaataatgcTGGAATAATGATGTGCCCTTACGGGAAAACTGAGGATGGCTTTGAAATGCATTTTGGTGTTAACCATTTAGGACATTTTGCTTTAACAAACTTGCTTTTGAGACATTTTTCAGTTCATGGTAGAATTATAAATGTTAGTTCATGTGTTCATAAATAtgcaacaataaattttgaagatattaattttgaaaaaaattattgcagaaGAAAAGCCTACTGCCAGAGTAAACttgcaaatgttttatttacacgTGAGCTTCATCGAAAACTTGTTGGTTCAAAAATTTCTGTGTATTCTCTGCATCCTGGAATTATCAACACTGAGTTAGGGAGGcactcttttttaaaatacttacttTGGCTTCCATGTTTTAAATCCCCAATGCAAGGTGCTCAAACATCTATTTATTGTGCTACAAAAGAAGGATTAGAAAACGAGTCAGGAAACTATTTTGCAGAATGTAAACTCATAAAGactatgaataaatatttttttgatgaaggCCAAGCAAAAAAGTTGTGGGAGTTAAGTGAAAAATTAACAGAAACAACATATCCCTTATAa